GATGAGGAGTGGCCTGCCCGTAGCCGGTCGCGCCGGGCGGGTTGCCGCGCCTCAGCGCGGCGCCGGGGTGGTCGTGGCCTGGTCGGGGTGCTGCGTCACCCAGAGCCGGGTCATGGCCCGCAGGTGCTCGACCTGCGCGGCCCGCCTACCGATCAGCGCGTCGAGGCGAGGCCCACGCGCCTGGAGTGCGCCGGTGGAGTCGACGACCGGGATCCGGTCGTCGGGACCGGCGGCGAGAACCTTCTCGACGTCGCTCAGCGCGTCGCGGAGGGTCGGGACGAGCTGGGCGATCTGCGCTTCGGTGCTGGCGAGCGCGGTGAGCGCGTGCCACAGTTCCGAGGCCACGGACGGCTGGTCGACGCCGGCGGGGACGGCGTCCATGAGCGCCTGAACGCTGATCCGTACGTCGCAGTACTTGAGGACGAGCTGAGTGTCGATCATGGTCTGCTTCCTGTTCGAAGGTGAGGTCAGAGAAGGTCCGCGCTGTTGCCGGGTGCGCCGTCGGCTGACGCCCGCGCCCGGACGAACGCCGCGCCGAGCAGCCGGCTACCGGATGCTGCTGATCGGCGGCGGGCACGCCTGCGAGTTGGCGATCCGCGCGGCGCGGTCGAGGTCAGCGCCGGCGTGCGGCGTTCCGGCACCGTTGACGAGCAGGTAGATGGTGGCCTCGTCCGCGACGGTGCCGACCCGAGCCCGCACACAGGGCAGGTCCATCAGCCGGGCGATCCGGCGGGGTGCGTGCAGTCCAGTCACGCGGACGTAGGGACCGTCGTCGGTGTCCTCGGCAACGCGGATCCAGTCGGTGGGAAGCCACGAGGTGGGGATGGCCAGGTTGCCGGCCTGCCAGGCGAGGGCGGTTTCGAGACGCTGCCGGCCGTCCACCACGGCGTAGGTGACGTGGGCGTCGGGGTCGCTGTCGTGCCAGGCGGCCCCGGTGCGGTCGTTGAGGAGGACGGCGGGGATCGGGACGCCCTGTAGCCAGGACCGCATGAGGGCGATGCGCTGGTCGTCGGTCCAGCGGCGGCCACGCTGGTACGGGGCGTCGAGGATCATCTCGCCACGACGGATCCGCTCGGTGTACTCGTCGATGGACCAGACCCCGAAGCCGGTGGACAGCGGCGTCAGTGGGTTCGTGGTTTGCCAGGTCATGCTGGCTGTTCCTCCGATAGGAATGAAAGGACTCGGTGGGCGGACTGCGCCTTCGCGGCCAACGCCGGCAGACGGGAGGTTCCGATCGGGCTGCTATTCGATGCCGCCGTGCCGCCGCCTTGAATCTGCTGCCGGACTCGCCTCGGCCGGAGCTGGCGGCGCTGCCTGCTGGGCCTACTCGACGTCTCCGAGGCTGAGGATGTGCACGCCCTGCTCGGCCGGCCAGAACGTGCCGCCGACCCGCGACCAGTCCCTTCCGCACGCCGTGCAGGACCATGCCTGTCCGACGCCCGGGGCACCGTAGGTGGCGACGAATTCGAGCGTTCCGGCTGCTTCGCAGTCGTGCTCGGGGCGGGAAACACTGGCGCCGTCATCGTCGACGCTTTTCATGAGCTCCTCCGTTGGGGGTAGGGGAGTGGTTGGGTGTCGTGTCTGGTGCGCGATCACCGCTTACGGCCGGGCGCCGAGCGGGGTGCCCTGCGCGGCCATGAAGGGCACCGGGTCGATCGCGCCGGCCTCGCTGGCGTCGCCGCGTACGTGCACCTCGAAGTGCAGGTGCGGGCCGCTGGAGTGGCCGGTGGAGCCGACGACGCCGAGGGGTTGTCCGACGGCGACCTGCTGGCCGACCGTCACCATCGGGGGTTGGTCCATGTGGCAGTAGCGCGTCAGCAGCCCGCCGGCGTGGTCGATGTCGACGTACCAGCCGCACCCGCGGGTAAGGACGGGGTCGCCGTCGCGGTCACAGCCCCACGGCGCGCCGGTGCTGGCGTAGACAGCATTGCAGCGGACGGTGCGGACGGTGCCAGCGGACGCGGCGCGGATGATCGTCCCGCGCGGGGCGCTGAGGTCGACGCCGTCATGGCCGGGCCGGTCACTGCTGCGGAACCCGGATCCGACCGGGGCGAGCACGGGCTGGGTCCACGGGCCGACCGCCCCGCAGCCGGCCAGGCCGCCCATCGGTAGGCCAACCGTCCTGGCGATGACCGTGACGAGCTCCGCTGCCGGGCCCTCCCACTTGGCGTACGCATCGGGGTAGGCGCTGACTTGCACGGCCTGCGCAGCTTCGGTCAACGGCATGGTCTGCCAACCGCCGATCGTGAGCAGCTTGGCGTAGAACCTGCCGGCCGCGTAGACCGGATCCTGGAGCTGTGCCGGGGTGCCCCAGCCCTGGCTGGGGCGTTGCTGGAACAGCCCGACAGAGTCCCGGTCGCCGCCGGGCAGGTTCCGCAGCGTGCTTTCCTGCATCGCGGTGGCAACCGCGATGACCCAGCCACGATCTGGTACCCCGAGCTGGGTGCCGATGGTGACGATTGCCGCCGCGTTGGCGACCTGCTCGCCGTCCCATTCGCCGATCGTCGGCCAGTCGCTGGGCATCCTCGGCGGGCTGGCCGCAGTGGAACTCGCTGATGGCAGGGAGATCGGTAGGCAGGACCCGGCGGCGGTACCGCCGGCGAGCAGGCCGCCCAGCCCACCCGCGCAGAGCACGAACACGGCGACGACGGCGATGATGAGCGACACCAGGGAGCGGATCTTCATGGATGCCTCCAGAGGCTTGCCGACGCAGCGGTGCCCGATGTCCGGGCGCGGGTGGGCGTGGGAGAGGGCGGTCCGCCGCGCAGACGGCGGCGGGATGGGCGGAGCGGACCTGCGGTCAGGCCCGGGTGACCCTGATGTCGTAGTGCTCCTCGGGCAACCGCCGGGCACAGCCAGCGGTGGCCCCAGGCATGTCCCCGGCGCAGGTTGTCGATCAGGGACGAGTCGCCGTCGGCGAGGTCGCCGTCCGGGTCCACGCGCCGACGCCGCCACCAAAGCGGTAGTCATCGATGCGGGGCGTGCCGAACCGCATCGGCGGCTGGATGACGCGGTCCAGTTCGGCGTCGACGGTGCCGGCGGCCGCGGTGCCCGGCACGAGGACGGCGAGCAGCACGTGTCCCATCAGTGGACTTCGTCCGGCGGGGTTGCCAGCTTCGGAACCGCCTCGAAGATCGCGCCGTCGTGGCGGAGCGAAGAGCACGCCTCGCGGAACCGCACGAGTGCCCTTTCTCGCTCCTCCTGTACCTGGATAAGCGCGAGCCCGACAGCCCGCACACGCTCACCGGCGGTGACGAGTTCAGGGCCGTTGGCCCCGTCGTAGACGTTCCAGAGCACCTGCGTGGCCTCAACGAGCAGTCTCTCCTGAACGTTGGCGGCCACCAGAGCGCAACCTGCGGTGATGAAGTCACGGACCGTAGCCGTGTTGAGCGCGGTGGTGACGCAGATCTGCTCCATGTCAGGCGTGGCGCCGTCGAGGCGGGCGAGATGCTGTAGGACGACAACTACGTCTTTTACGTCGTTCACGATTCACTCCAGAACGGGTGTGGATGGGTGGAATCCCCCGGCGGGCGTGCGGCGGGGAAGCTGACGACGCCGCCGGGCCGACGGCGGGTCAGGAGGGGCCAGGCCTGGACGAGGTAGTTGTCGCCTGCGGAGCCGGGCCTGGCCCCGGCGGGTCACCGGTCGTACGGCGGCGGCCAGTCGCGGGGGCGACCGTCGCTCGGGGCGTCTCCCATGTGCTCGGCGTAGCCGTGCACCGCGCCGCCGTTGGCCTTGGCCCAGTACATGGCGATGTCGGCGAGGTGCAGCAGGGACTCGGGATCGCGGCCGGCCTGGTCGGTGGTCGTGTAGCCGACGCTGGCGACGATGTCGATCTGCCTGCCGTGGAGGACGAACGGAACCTGGCTGATGTCCCTCCAGGCCCGGCCGGCCACCGAGATCGTTCTGTCGAGACCGCCCTGGACGATGAGGGCGAATTCGTCGCCGGAGAGTCGGGCGGGGAAGACGTCGGACTGCCCGAGGCGGCGGAGCCTCTCAGCAACCTGGGCCAGCAGGGTGTTGCCTGCCCGGTGCCCGAGACGGTCGTTGACCAGTTTGAACCCGACGAGGTCGAGGACGATGACGCCGACCTCACTGTGGGTCGTCACCGCGTGCGTCAGCCGCTCGATCGCCGCGCGACGGTTGGGCAGGCGGGTGGTGTCGTCCTCGGTCGCCTGCCGGTGGTAGGTGTCGCGTTCGGCCCGCAGGGTCTCGACCAGGCCGTGCGCGTTCCGGACGACGCGGTCCAGCGTCCGCAGCCGGGTCCGGGCGCGGGTCAGCAGGGCCCAGAGGCGCAGCGCCCAGAGGCCGGCGACGGCCAGTCCGGCGAGGAGCCCGCCTGCGGCGGTGATAAGGGAGTTCGCTGTCTGAGACACTGGTTGTCGCTCCTTGTGGCTGAAGGAGCACCGGGGGCAGGCGTGAGCGCGCCAACGTCAAACGCCCGCCCCCGGGCTGCCAAGGGTGAAGGCGCCGCTAATTGGCCTGGTAGGTCGCGACCTTGGTGTCGAGTCGCGTGACGTTGCCGGCGATGACGAGCTTGTCCAGGGCGTTCGCCACCGCCCCCGCGCTGGCCTTGTTGACCTGGGCGCCGTCGCGGGCCTGGTTGATCAGCTTGCAGATCTCCCCGACCTTGTAGGCGGTGTC
The nucleotide sequence above comes from Micromonospora pallida. Encoded proteins:
- a CDS encoding M23 family metallopeptidase — translated: MKIRSLVSLIIAVVAVFVLCAGGLGGLLAGGTAAGSCLPISLPSASSTAASPPRMPSDWPTIGEWDGEQVANAAAIVTIGTQLGVPDRGWVIAVATAMQESTLRNLPGGDRDSVGLFQQRPSQGWGTPAQLQDPVYAAGRFYAKLLTIGGWQTMPLTEAAQAVQVSAYPDAYAKWEGPAAELVTVIARTVGLPMGGLAGCGAVGPWTQPVLAPVGSGFRSSDRPGHDGVDLSAPRGTIIRAASAGTVRTVRCNAVYASTGAPWGCDRDGDPVLTRGCGWYVDIDHAGGLLTRYCHMDQPPMVTVGQQVAVGQPLGVVGSTGHSSGPHLHFEVHVRGDASEAGAIDPVPFMAAQGTPLGARP
- a CDS encoding DUF262 domain-containing protein; amino-acid sequence: MTWQTTNPLTPLSTGFGVWSIDEYTERIRRGEMILDAPYQRGRRWTDDQRIALMRSWLQGVPIPAVLLNDRTGAAWHDSDPDAHVTYAVVDGRQRLETALAWQAGNLAIPTSWLPTDWIRVAEDTDDGPYVRVTGLHAPRRIARLMDLPCVRARVGTVADEATIYLLVNGAGTPHAGADLDRAARIANSQACPPPISSIR
- a CDS encoding GGDEF domain-containing protein — its product is MSQTANSLITAAGGLLAGLAVAGLWALRLWALLTRARTRLRTLDRVVRNAHGLVETLRAERDTYHRQATEDDTTRLPNRRAAIERLTHAVTTHSEVGVIVLDLVGFKLVNDRLGHRAGNTLLAQVAERLRRLGQSDVFPARLSGDEFALIVQGGLDRTISVAGRAWRDISQVPFVLHGRQIDIVASVGYTTTDQAGRDPESLLHLADIAMYWAKANGGAVHGYAEHMGDAPSDGRPRDWPPPYDR